In a genomic window of Candidatus Binatia bacterium:
- a CDS encoding thioesterase family protein, which yields MTADFEYHDFDVLVRDLDPQGHVANHVYVAYLSEARARYMRSLGGFEAGLLPSVVAEVRCRYLSPLLPWEKFRVGVRVARVGRTSIDFAYRVCTAERTVAEGDSTEVLIDRATGRPREIPSSVRARLEAIAGVRGDAA from the coding sequence GTGACCGCGGACTTCGAGTACCATGACTTCGACGTCCTGGTGCGCGACCTGGACCCCCAGGGGCACGTAGCGAACCACGTCTACGTCGCGTACCTGTCCGAAGCGCGGGCTCGCTACATGCGCAGCCTCGGTGGGTTCGAGGCGGGGCTCCTGCCGTCGGTCGTCGCCGAGGTTCGGTGCCGCTACCTGAGCCCGCTGCTGCCCTGGGAGAAGTTTCGCGTCGGCGTGCGCGTCGCGCGCGTCGGCCGAACGAGCATCGACTTCGCGTACCGGGTCTGCACCGCGGAGCGCACCGTCGCCGAGGGGGACAGCACGGAGGTGCTGATCGATCGCGCGACGGGTCGTCCTCGCGAGATCCCGTCGTCCGTGCGCGCACGTCTGGAAGCGATCGCCGGCGTGCGCGGCGATGCAGCGTAG
- a CDS encoding Smr/MutS family protein produces the protein MESHQGRKGPSDQEETNTELSAEEQEWLLATQDVVPLKDRDVEVEEEQPSPLGGLAERLRSRREPVSSESDGSLPALDRRTAERLRRGQIDIEAQLDLHNLTQDEAFLAIQTFLYESLQQNRRCVLLITGKGTARDGGGVLRSAVPRWLTEGAYAPHIIGIAPAHPQHGGDGALYVLLRRQR, from the coding sequence ATGGAATCGCACCAAGGCCGCAAGGGCCCCAGCGATCAGGAAGAGACCAACACCGAGCTCAGCGCCGAAGAGCAGGAGTGGCTGCTCGCGACGCAGGACGTCGTGCCGCTGAAGGATCGTGACGTCGAGGTGGAAGAAGAGCAGCCCTCGCCGCTGGGTGGCCTCGCGGAGCGCCTGCGCTCGCGGCGCGAGCCGGTGTCGAGCGAGTCCGACGGCTCCTTGCCCGCCCTCGACCGCCGTACCGCCGAGCGCCTGCGGCGCGGCCAGATCGACATCGAAGCGCAGCTCGACCTGCACAACCTGACGCAGGACGAGGCGTTCCTCGCGATCCAGACCTTTCTCTACGAGTCGCTGCAGCAGAACCGACGCTGCGTTCTGCTGATCACGGGCAAGGGCACCGCGCGCGACGGCGGCGGCGTGCTGCGCTCGGCCGTGCCGCGCTGGCTCACCGAGGGCGCGTACGCGCCGCACATCATCGGCATCGCGCCGGCGCACCCGCAGCACGGGGGGGACGGGGCGCTCTACGTGCTGCTGCGGCGTCAGCGCTGA